Proteins encoded in a region of the Capra hircus breed San Clemente chromosome 3, ASM170441v1, whole genome shotgun sequence genome:
- the RPS8 gene encoding 40S ribosomal protein S8: MGISRDNWHKRRKTGGKRKPYHKKRKYELGRPAANTKIGPRRIHTVRVRGGNKKYRALRLDVGNFSWGSECCTRKTRIIDVVYNASNNELVRTKTLVKNCIVLIDSTPYRQWYESHYALPLGRKKGAKLTPEEEEILNKKRSKKIQKKYDERKKNAKISSLLEEQFQQGKLLACIASRPGQCGRADGYVLEGKELEFYLRKIKARKGK, from the exons ATGG GCATCTCTCGGGACAACTGGCACAAGCGCCGTAAGACCGGGGGCAAGAGAAAGCCCTACCACAAGAAGCGGAAGTATGAGCTGGGACGCCCCGCTGCCAACACAAAG ATTGGCCCCCGCCGCATACACACAGTCCGTGTGCGGGGAGGCAACAAGAAGTACCGGGCCTTGAGGCTGGACGTGGGGAACTTCTCCTGGGGCTCGGAGT GTTGTACACGCAAGACAAGAATAATTGATGTTGTCTATAATGCATCCAACAACGAACTGGTCCGTACCAAGACCCTGGTGAAGAACTGTATTGTGCTTATCGACAGCACACCGTACCGACAGTGGTACGAGTCCCACTATGCACTGCCCCTGGGCCGCAAGAAGGGGGCTAAGCTG ACTCCTGAGGAGGAAGAGATTTTAAACAAGAAACGATCaaagaaaattcagaagaaaTACGATGAGAGAAAAAAGAACGCGAAAATCAGCAGTCTTCTAGAGGAGCAGTTCCAGCAGGGCAAGCTTCTTG CATGCATCGCTTCAAGACCAGGCCAGTGTGGCCGAGCAGACGGCTATGTGCTAGAGGGAAAAGAGCTCGAGTTCTATCTGAGGAAGATCAAGGCCCGGAAAGGCAAATAA